A segment of the Catharus ustulatus isolate bCatUst1 chromosome 12, bCatUst1.pri.v2, whole genome shotgun sequence genome:
GGGAACATTGTCACAGGTGTAGCTGCTGCTCTGACCCCTTTGGATACcttggaaaaactgggaaaaaatgccCAGGGGGAATTTGGAGCTCTAGATTCCTTCGTTTTCCACAGCTGAACCCAacttattttcctgaaaaatcagtgtttggAGGTGGAAAAGTGGGATTCGGAAGCTCAGGAGAAGTGggattttccagtgttttcagGTGGGTGAATGACTCAAGGTCAGGGatatttccagcagaaaagTTGGGATTTGTGGGGGAAGGAGTTTCCAAGCTCCtcattcctggggtttttttgtgatcccctcactgtccctctTGCAGCTGGGGGTGACATTCCAGTGATATCCTGGTGACATCCCAGGGATATCCTGGAGCCATCCCGATGCATTCCAACTTCCCTTAACCAGAAAAGTCCCATCCTGTTGATTTTTCCTAAACCAAACAGGGATAACACAttctgggaaagggaaattccCCCTCCTCGATCTTGCCATCCCCTCCAGCATTCCCTCATCCCAATCGTGTGCCATTCCCACCCTCTGGAAACGCTGGGCGACCCCTCCTGTCACATCCTTATCATGGTTGGGATTTCTCTGTGACAGATGATATATTGAGATCCTTctatccatttaaaaaaagcatttaaaattccctgaggctggaaaaccATCAGGATATCGGGATATTTGTTGCCACCTTCTCACTCGGCGTTTATGAGGAGTACGGATTtattgaaatatatatttatatttatatttgtatttatatttatatatagatcttttccaacccctttcccagggattttcccctcccccaaacccttcccaaacccGGATCCAGGCTCAGTTTTTGTTGGGAATTCTCTGCCTGGCCGGGACGTACGGCAGCAACGTCTGCGTGCTCTTATCGGCCACGGtctgggtgctgctgttcctCATGGCCCTGCGGATCGGGATCGTGCCTGGATTCCTCAGGAGCTGTTCCCGAGGCCCTTTCCTGGCAGGATCATCAGGAATGACAGTGCTGGCATCGTCATCACCATCGTCATCGCAGCACAGGGCGTGGTAGAGCACCTTATCGCTGAAGCGGACGCGCTCCCGCGTCCCCGCCGGCCGCTGCGCCGGGATTTTGGGAACGGTGGTGCTCCCAAAACATTCCTCACTGGAGGAATCTGGGGTCCCCCCGCCCCCACGGGGACCGTTGGCCACGGGGACCCCCCCGTTCATCAGCTGGGCCGGCGGCGGCCGTGGAGGCTCCGGGCAATCGCCGGGGTCCGAGGGCGTGGAGGCGTCCAGGAAGGAG
Coding sequences within it:
- the INSYN1 gene encoding inhibitory synaptic factor 1 isoform X1, which translates into the protein MDSRSRRDAQRTERPGSGTGSTGTGSGSAEGERERIRGRMRMVIGQLEGILRELKEVAKELREVVSQIDRLTSDFALDLEPDAWTPATASSTSSSDRGGASLELGPLDFAASDVLSDSWEFCSFLDASTPSDPGDCPEPPRPPPAQLMNGGVPVANGPRGGGGTPDSSSEECFGSTTVPKIPAQRPAGTRERVRFSDKVLYHALCCDDDGDDDASTVIPDDPARKGPREQLLRNPGTIPIRRAMRNSSTQTVADKSTQTLLPYVPARQRIPNKN